A window of Microbacterium sp. BK668 genomic DNA:
GGTCCAGCGGGCGGTCATGGCGGGGGATGCCGAGACCGGCGTCGCGGTGTTCCGCCTCGTCCCTGCGCTCGACGCGGGCGACGTGTTCGCACGGGTGCCGTACCTCATCCCCGACGGGGCGACGGCGGGCGACCTGCTGGCCGCGCTCGCCGTCGACGGCGCCGACGTCCTGACCGACGTGGTCGACGGCATCGCCGCAGGCACCGCGCGCGCCGTCCCGCAGGAGGGCGAGCCGACGTTCGCGCCCAAGCTCACGCTCGACGACGGCCGTGTGCCGTGGAGCGAGCCCCGGGAGGCGGTGCTCGCCCGCATCCGCGGCGTGACGCCCGAACCGGGCGCGCACACGTCGGTGGGCGGCGCGCGGCTGAAGATCCTCGTCGCGGGGAAAGCCGAGGCATCCGCCACCCCCCTCGCCCCCGGCGAGATCGCCTCCGTCGGCCGGCTGATCCTCGCCGGCACGGGCAGCGGCCCCGTCGTGCTCGACCGCGTGCAGCCCGCGGGGAGGGGTGCGATGAACGCCGCGGACTGGTGGCGCGGCCTGCGCACCGCGGGCACGGTGATCGCGACATGACCGCGAGCGCACCCCGCCGCGTCGCGTACGACGTGCTGCGGGCCGTCAACGAGTCCGACGCCTACGCGAACCTCCTGCTGCCGACCTCGATCGAGCGCGCGCGGCTCTCGACGGCCGACGCCGCCCTCGCGACCGAGCTCACCTACGGCACCCTGCGCCGTCAGGGCACCTACGACGCCGTCATCTCGATCGCCGCCGGCCGGTCGGTGAAGGACATCGACCCCGCCGTACTCGACGCGCTGCGGCTGGGCGTGCACCAGCTGCTGTCCACCCGGGTCGCCTCGCACGCCGCGGTGAACGAGTCCGTGGAACTCGCGCGTGAGGCGGGCCGAGGCGCGTCCGGCTTCGTCAACGCGGTCCTGCGGCGCGTCTCGCGAGACACCCCGGGGGACTGGATGACACGGGTCGAGGACTCCGCGCGCTCCGACGACGAGCGCCTCGGCCTCGTCTACTCGCATCCCGTCTGGGTCGTCCGCGCGTTCCGTCGCGCGCTGGCCGCGGAGGGCCGCGCCGACGAGCTGGAAGCACTCCTGACCGCGGACAACGCCTCACCGCGCGTCACGATGGCGGCTCTGCCGGGTCTCGCCGAGGTGCCCGCGGACGCCCGGCGCACGCCGTACTCGCCCCTGGGCTTCCGGCTGGGCGGCGGAGATCCGGAATCGCTCGTCTCCGGCTCCGAGGGACGGGTGCGGGTGCAGGACGAGGGCTCGCAGCTCGCCGCGCTCGCCCTCACCCGCGCCGAGCCGGTGCGGGCCGGGGAGCGGTGGCTGGATCTGTGCGCGGGTCCGGGCGGCAAGACCGCGGTCCTCGCCGCCGAGGCGCTCGACGGCGGCGCGAGCCTCGAGGCGAACGAGGTCTCGCCGGCGCGGGCCGGACTCGTGCGCCGTGCGGTCGAGGGCGTGCCGCTGGAGGTGCCGGTGTCGGAGGCCGACGGTCGGGTCCGCGCGTCGGAGAGCCCCGGCGCCTACGACCGCATCCTCGTGGACGCCCCCTGCACGGGACTGGGCGCGCTGCGCCGCCGCCCGGAGGCGCGGTGGCGCAAGTCGCCTGCCGACGTCCCCTCGCTCACCGAGCTGCAGACCGAGCTGCTGAGCGCTGCCGTCGTCGCGCTCCGGCCGGGCGGGATCGTCGCGTACGTCACGTGCTCGCCCCACCTCGCCGAAACGGCGGGAGTCGTCGCCGAGGTGCGCCGTTCGTTCGGCGCGTCGCTCGAGGAGCTGGATGCGCGCGCCGTGGTCACCGCGATCTCGTCGAGCGACCCGCGGCTGCCCGACCAGGCCGACGGGTCCCATCGCGCGCAGCTCTGGCCGCACCGGCACAACACGGACGCGATGTCGATCTCGCTGCTCACTCGACGTAGCTGATCCGCATCGGCAGCGCGTCGAGCTCGGTGCGCAGCGCGACGAGGGCGGCCGGATGCGTCCGGGCGAGCTCCCGGGCATCGAGATGGATGACGGAGCCGTCGGGGAGGACGACGGCGAGGTCGCGGAGCACAGCGAGGACGCGCTCCGCCGCCGCGAACCCCAGCTCGCCGCTCAGGCGGATGACGCGTCCGTCGTCGGTCTCGGAGATGTCGACGATGGGCTGCGAGATGCTCTCGTGCGGCTCGAGCAGGTGCATCCCCATGCGCTCGCTGAGCGTCGCGACGATCGCCTGGCCGCGCACGCTGTTGCCGTGGCGATCCAGGCGCGGGCTGAAGGCGGCGACGCCGAACTGCGACGGCGCGACGGCGAGCACCCCGCCGCTCACGCCGCTCTTGGCCGGGAGCCCCACCCGCAGCAGCCACTCGCCGGAGAAGTCGTACATGCCGCAGCTCGACATGATCGACAGGACGTTTCGGGCGACGCGCTCCTCGACGACCCGGTCGCCGGTCAGGGGGTTCATCCCTCCGAAGGCGAGCGTGCTCGCCATGACCGCGAGATCCCGCACCGTCACGAGGATCGAGCACTGCCGGAAGTAGGTCTCGAGAGCGAGCTCGACCGGTGCGTCGACCACGCCGTACGAGCGCATGAGGTGGCCGAGCGCACGGTTGCGGTCACCCGTCGACGACTCGGAGCGGTACACCGACTCGTCGACGCGCAGGTCGCGGCCGGCGAAGGCGGAGAGGGTGCGCAGGATGGTCTCGGTCCGCTCGTCGACGTCCGCCCCGGCGACGAGTCCCGTCGTCGCGATCGCCCCCGCGTTGACCATCGGGTTCGCCGGCCGGCCGGTGTTCTCCTCCAGACTGATGGCGTTGAACGGCTCGCCGCTCGGCTCGGTCCCGACGCGCTGCATGACCGCGTCCAGGCCGATCTCCGACAGGACGTGAGCGAGCACGAAGGGCT
This region includes:
- the fmt gene encoding methionyl-tRNA formyltransferase; the encoded protein is MRLVFAGTPEAAVPSLRRLAASDHDVVAVVTRADAPLGRKRVLTPSPVARAADELGIPTIKTDRLDDAATEAIRAAHPDLGVIVAYGGLVREPLLSLPAHGWINLHFSLLPRWRGAAPVQRAVMAGDAETGVAVFRLVPALDAGDVFARVPYLIPDGATAGDLLAALAVDGADVLTDVVDGIAAGTARAVPQEGEPTFAPKLTLDDGRVPWSEPREAVLARIRGVTPEPGAHTSVGGARLKILVAGKAEASATPLAPGEIASVGRLILAGTGSGPVVLDRVQPAGRGAMNAADWWRGLRTAGTVIAT
- the glsA gene encoding glutaminase A, which codes for MDPIVALMQQVLDDVEDDDSGAPASYIPELAEAEPDHLAFAVVGPRGQIRSVGDDEVAFTIQSISKPFVLAHVLSEIGLDAVMQRVGTEPSGEPFNAISLEENTGRPANPMVNAGAIATTGLVAGADVDERTETILRTLSAFAGRDLRVDESVYRSESSTGDRNRALGHLMRSYGVVDAPVELALETYFRQCSILVTVRDLAVMASTLAFGGMNPLTGDRVVEERVARNVLSIMSSCGMYDFSGEWLLRVGLPAKSGVSGGVLAVAPSQFGVAAFSPRLDRHGNSVRGQAIVATLSERMGMHLLEPHESISQPIVDISETDDGRVIRLSGELGFAAAERVLAVLRDLAVVLPDGSVIHLDARELARTHPAALVALRTELDALPMRISYVE
- a CDS encoding transcription antitermination factor NusB, with the translated sequence MTASAPRRVAYDVLRAVNESDAYANLLLPTSIERARLSTADAALATELTYGTLRRQGTYDAVISIAAGRSVKDIDPAVLDALRLGVHQLLSTRVASHAAVNESVELAREAGRGASGFVNAVLRRVSRDTPGDWMTRVEDSARSDDERLGLVYSHPVWVVRAFRRALAAEGRADELEALLTADNASPRVTMAALPGLAEVPADARRTPYSPLGFRLGGGDPESLVSGSEGRVRVQDEGSQLAALALTRAEPVRAGERWLDLCAGPGGKTAVLAAEALDGGASLEANEVSPARAGLVRRAVEGVPLEVPVSEADGRVRASESPGAYDRILVDAPCTGLGALRRRPEARWRKSPADVPSLTELQTELLSAAVVALRPGGIVAYVTCSPHLAETAGVVAEVRRSFGASLEELDARAVVTAISSSDPRLPDQADGSHRAQLWPHRHNTDAMSISLLTRRS